TGTTCTGGTCTAATAAAGGAATTGATATTTTCCGTTTTGATGCTGTGGCATTTATGTGGAAAGAAATAGGGAAATTCAATCAAAATCTACCAGAAGTTCATGTCTTGTTACAACTATTCAAATTGTGTGGGCAAATTGTAGCTCCTGGTGTAGCTTATATAGCGGAGGCTATTGTGGCTCCAGTTGAAATTATAAAATATTTTGGAGAAGGCTTGGCACAAGGAGACGAATGTGATATTGCTTATAATGCTAATTTTATGGCATTGAGTTGGGAGTCAATGGCTACCAGAAATACAGATTTATTGAAAAAATCTATGCGTGCTGTCCCTACAAAACCTCGAAATACTACTTGGATCAACTATGCGCGTTGTCATGATGATATAGGTTTGGGTTTTGATGATAACTTAGTAACGGAACTTGGTTTAGATAGTTTGCAACATCGATTGTACTTATTGAAACATTATTGTGATGGTTTTCAAGGGAGTTTTGCTCTTGGACAACGTTTTATGACTGAGCCTGAAACGGGTAAGGCTAGGATTTCAGGATCAATGGCGGCTTTATGTGGACTTGAAAAAGCATTAAAGGAAAATAATGAAAGAGAAATTAAGTTAGCAATTAAACGTATTAATTTACAACATGCTGTTATTTTATCTCTAGGAGGTTTGCCAATGATTTATAGTGGTGATGAGGTGGCTTTACCAAACAATTATGAGTACTTAAATGATGAAAGTAAAAAGTACGATAACCGTTGGTTACATCGTTCTAAAATGAATTGGGATTTAGTTGAAAATATTGACACTTCAGCTTCAGCACAAGCGCAAGTATATCAGCAATTAAAAAAATTAATTGCAGTTCGTAAGCAAACACCAGCTTTTGCGGATAATAATGATTTAGAATATGTTGATTATGTAAATACGCATTTGTTAGTTTTTACAAAAACAGATAACGATGGGAATAAAATTTATGTGATTGCAAATTTCTCTGAATTTGATACCGTTTTTGAAAACAGTTTATTTGTAGGATTGAACGATTCTAAAATATATAATTTGATTACGGATAGTTATATTGAAATCAATGAAAAGAACTTTATTAGTGCTTACGATGTCTTATGGCTTAAAATTAAATAAATGGTTGGAGCAACTAGTTTGTTTTTAAAGATTTACTAGAGATTACTTCTGATTTTATTTTAGGTTTTTGTAAAATATAAAGCATAAAAAAACTCCATTATTTCTAACGGAGTTTTTTGTGGGCGATGAGGGGTTCGAACCCCCGACCCCCTCGGTGTAAACGAGGTGCTCTGAACCAGCTGAGCTAATCGCCCTTATTGCGAGTGCAAATATAGGCTAGTTTTTCGCTTATCCAAAATATTTTGATAAAAATTTCAATTTTTTTTTTTAATTAATTTATATTTAGTTGGAGGCTAATTTATTAGCAGAATCAATTTCTACCAAATTAACCCTGCTATTGTATTAATGGCAGGGTTGATTTGATGATTTGAAATTTATTTTGATAGGGAAGGTACATTATGATAAATAAAATCGCCATGTATTCCTGTGAAAGCATTATTTAGTCCGTCAAAGAATGCTTTTCGATCTTCCTCTTTTGGCCAAGCTACTTTTATTAATTCATCGTCTTTATCTTGAGATTTTTCTAAATCAGATAAAGAGTTGAAGTAATATGCTTCCAAGAAATCTCTACTGTCAGCACCCCATGCATGGCGGTGTGGGTAATACCCTTTTATGTATGGATTGTTCATGGTTATTTTTTCGATAAACTCTTTCATGCCTTTTCCTTTCCCATTTAATGACATTTGAGATTTTCTGACATAGACAATCATGGGTTCTTTTGAATCTGGTTTGAATTCTTTTGTGCTTAAAACAGAAGTGTAAATTTCGTCTGAATGCATTGGAGAATAATAGCTGTTGTATTTTTCAAAAAAAGCATTTCTGGCTTTTTCATCAGGCCATCCCTTTTTGATTAATTCCGATGTAACATCGTTTGATTTTTCTATATCTTCCCATGTTTTGTAAGCGGAAACATGGAGTATTTCGGAACTATTTTCGGTGTAATAATGATTTAGAATTTCCGATCCTATTATCAAATCATTCTTGCTCGTGACCTTGTCAAAATATTCCTGTTCGGTTTTTTTCCAATCTTTTCCATCTGAATCTAAATTTCGATGTAAGGTGGTAACTGTAATAAATACAGGTTTTGGATCTTCCTGAGCATATGAAATACCGCTCAATAGGAATGTTAAAATTAACAATCCGTACACTAAATTGCTTTTCTTTTTCATAATAGTTTAAGAATTTAATGATTAATTAATAAAATCGAATGTTAAATTTAACTTATTTATTATCAATCAATTAGAATAAATAAAAATATTTTTTTTCAAAAAAAATGCAATTTTTTCTACAACCCTTTGTTTAAGGGTAATTCAGCAACAACAAAAGTGCTACCGCCTACAAAAATGAAATCATTTTTTGTGGCATTATTCCTAGATTCGTTGTAAGCTTCTGATACAGAGTTGTATGTATTGCCTGTTAGTCCAAATTTTAAGGCTTGTTTTTGTAGTGTTGGTGCGTCTAAACCACGAGGAATATTTGGCTTGCAAAAATAATAAATAGCCTTTTTAGGGAATAATGGCAAGATTTCCTCTAAATCTTTATCATTTACTACGCCCAATACTATATGAAGGGTATTGAAGGTTTCTTTTTTAATTTGAGAAATGACAATTTCTAGTCCGTTTTTGTTGTGTGCAGTGTCACAAATAATTTTTGGTAATTCACCTAATTGTTGCCATCTGCCTAGAAGTCCGGTGTTTTTTACAACTTGTAGCAAACCAGATTTGATGTCTTCATGGAAAATCTTAAATTCTTTTTGTGAATTTAATACGGTTATAGTTTGAAGCACCGTTTTTTTGTTGTGGATTTGATAATTACCAATTAAATCGGAAGCATAGGTTTCTTGAGGCAAATCGGAAGCAAAATAGATATCTGAATTACATTCTTTGGCTTTAGCCAAAAAAACAGTTTTTGTTTCAGGTGTATATTCTCCAATGACTACAGGAATTCCGGGTTTTATAATCCCCGCTTTTTCATATGCAACTTCGGCTAATGTATTGCCTAGAAATTGTGTGTGGTCTAAACCAATATTTGTGATTACAGATACTAATGGTGTAATGATATTCGTGGCATCTAATCGTCCGCCCATTCCAACTTCTATGATGGCAATATCTACTTTTTCTTTTGCAAAATAATCGAAGGCTAGCCCAACGGTCATTTCGAAAAAACTCAAGTCATTTGCTTCAAAAAAAGGTTTGTGTTTGCTAACAAAATCACATACAAAATGTTCTGAAATTTCTGTTCCATTAATCTTGATGCGTTCTCTGAAATCTTTTAAATGCGGCGAAGTATAAAGGCCTACTTTGTATCCAGCTTCCTGAAGTATTGAGGCTAGCATATGAGAAGTTGATCCTTTACCATTCGTTCCAGCTACATGAATGCATTTTAATTTTTGATGCGGTTGATCAAGATAATCTATAAGTAGGTGCGTATTAGTTAAATCTTTTTTGTAAGCCGAAGCACCCTGAAGTTGGTACATTGGGAGTTGATTAAATAACCAGTTTATAGTTTCTTGATAGTTCATTTCTTTTGATAAAAAAGTCAGTATTTAAAATATTTTTCGATTTTTTTAGTTTAATATTGGAGCGAAAAGTATCTTTATTGCAAAATTGAAATATTTTTTAGAATTAATGAGTTAAAATCAATAATAATATATGTTTAGTTTCATACAATTACAAGCCGACACGATTACCAATGCTGCTTCAAATGTAGTTATCGAAAAAATTGCTCCCAATACTGAAATTTCTGTTTTGGAGTTTATTTTTAAAGGAGGGTTCTTCTTAATCCCAATTTCTATCTTGTTATTATACACTTTTTATGTAATTATAGAACGTTATTTATACATTACTAAAGTATCAAAAATTGATAATCATTTGATGGTTGATGTAAGAGATAATCTTCATTCGGGTAATTTAGATTTGGCTCGAGCTATTGCAGAAAGAAGTAATTCTGCTTCGGGGAACATTATCAAAGAAGGAATTTTGGTTATAGGTAGACCAATAGCAGAGATTGAATCAAATATGGATCGCGCTGCAGATATTGAAATTGGAGAAATGGAAAAGAGATTGGGACATTTAGGGCTTATTGCTGGTATCGCACCAACATTAGGATTTATTGGAACCATTTCTGGAGTAATCAAGATATTTTACAGTATTTCGGTTACTGAAAATATCAGTATTGGTAATATTTCTGAAGGTTTATACGAAAAAATGATTAGTAGTGGTTCAGGATTAATTGTTGGGATTGTTGCCTATAGCGCCTACCATTTATTAAATGGAAAAATTGATAATTTTGCTTTAAAAATTCAGAAACAAATATTAGAGTTTGTGAATATTATCCAAAGATCATAGTTATGTCTATTAAACGAAAAAGAAGATTTCATGCTGAAGTAGCTACTTCGTCATTGAGTGATATTATGTTTTTCTTGTTGTTGTTTTTCTTAATTATATCAACACTTGCTAATCCTAATGTTATAAAAATGACATTGCCAAAAGCAAAATCAAATGAGAAAACCAATAAGCAATACATAAGCTTATCTGTAACGGAAGATAAAAAATTCTATATTGACAAGCAGGCTGTTCCTTTTGAAGAACTGGAAACAGCATTAATGTCTAAAATGAATACTGAAAAAGACCAAACAGTTATTGTCCGCATTCCATTTAACTTGCAAGTACAAGATTTAGTTGATGTACTGCAAATAGGGGTAAGGAATAATTTGAAGTTTGTTATTGCTACCAGTCCTAAATAATAAGTAGAATAATCATAAAAAAATGCCTCGATATTCGAGGCGTTTTTTATTTATTTAAATTGGATTTAATTCAAATTGAAATTATAAACAATTTTGCCCACTTGTTTTTCAGGGGCATCACTACTGGCATCCCACCTAGTGTTCATTGCTGCTATTTTGGCTTGATCTAATAAGCATTTTGCTGTATTAGTTGTTCCTTTTACTCCAGGAATAGCGTTTACGGTTCTACCATTCCTATCTACGGATACTTCCACAACTATTCTTCCTTCTTCATTGCAGGCATATTTTGGTGCGGGTTTAGAAAGTGCTTTTCTGTTTCCAAGCGAATATCCGCTACCACTTCCATTGCCGCTTCCGCCACCGCTTCCAGCGCCATAACCACTTCCGGTTCCTATTCCGTTGCCTGTTCCGTTACCGCCACCAGTTCCTCCTCCAGAACCACCAGTGCCATAATAACCGTTAGAATTTAAATTTCCGTTTGCTTTTCCTTTATTTCCAGCTGTTTTATCATCCCCATCTCCACCTTTATTAGAACCTTTTAGAATACTTGATAAAGCATCATTGGTTTTGCTAGAAACCTTTGGTTTTTCAACAACAGGTTTTATTTCTTCTTTTATGGCTACTGTTGGTTTCTTTGTTTTTTCTTTTTGAGGAATAACCACGCTTTCTTCAGTAGTGTTTTCCTGAGATAAAATAGCTTCGTCAGGTGTTGATTTTGCCGTGACTTGTGTGGTTTGTTTTTTTACTTCTAAGACTTCACTTTTGTAATTTGCTCCAGAACCTAAATCACTGTCGCCAAAATTTACGGTAACGCCACCGCCACCACCGCCACCAGTTAGTTCGTTTAAATTAGAAGGAGGCCAAAATCGGATGAAAAATAGAATCAATAATAGGGTAGCATATAGAAGAATCGATAATGCTAATGATTTCTTTTTATCTGAAGAAATGGTGAAACTCATTTGTAGTTTTAAATTTTAAAAAGTGTATTTATAAAAACGTTGAAATGTACTAAAAATTGTCAATAGTGAAAAGGGAATAAATAGATATTCTTGTGTGGTTTGTCTAATACTATTTATGAGGTGTAAATATATCCAGAACTGTGGTCTGATTTTGCTCCAGTTACACTACTTAAAGTGTTTATTTCTCCCCGAAGTTTTAAAACACCTAATAACGCAAAAATCAAGGCTTCTTTGAATTCCAAAATTTTGTTAGTAGGAATTATAATTTTTATTTCGGGCAAATAGAATTGAATGCGTTCCAATAAAAAACTATTATAGGCTCCACCGCCAGTTATGAGTAAGCTTCCTTTTTTATTGGGCAAAGCCAAAGCAATTTGAGTAGCTACATGTTCCGTAAAAGTATGTAATTTGTCTTCTATAGGAATGTTGAAATTTTCAATCAGTGGCAAAACAGTTTCTTTGACAAACTCAAAGCCCAATGATTTAGGAGGTGTTTTTTTGTAAAAATCTAAACTATTTAATGTGTTTAATAATGCAATATTAGTTTTTCCGGTTTTTGAGATTTCCCCCTTATCATCATAATCCAATCCTAATAGATTAGCATAGAAATTCAAAACGGTATTTACAGGAGAAATATCAAAGGCTATTCGTTTTTTGTTTTGTTCAAAAGAAACATTCGAGAAACCACCTAAATTCATGCAATAATCATATTCTGCAAATAGAATTCTATCGCCAATAGGAACTAAAGGAGCGCCTTGTCCTCCCATTTGTACATCTTGAACTCTAAAATCACAAACGACGGTTTGCTGAATTAAAGTAGCCAATTTGGGTAAATTCCCAATTTGTAATGTAAATCTGTTTTGTGGTTGATGAAGAATTGTGTGTCCATGTGAGCAAACGGCATCTAAATTCTCTATTGTATGTTTTTTGATAAAATCAGAAATTATGGTCGCCAGTAATTGTGTGTATTCTTCGTTCAGATTTTTTAGTTCTTCTTCGGAGAAATCAACAGCTTGTTTTAATTTAGTAATCCAATTTGGGTGGTATCCGATAGTTTCGCTTTCAAGAATTTTGAAAGTCCACTTATGATTGCTAATTTTAAATTGTATATGCGCTAAATCAACTCCGTCAAGCGAAGTTCCTGACATGAGTCCGATAACGTTATAGTAATCTTCTTTCATTGATAAAAAATTTAAATCTAAATTGATAATTTCATAATTTAAAAGTATCTTTGACTGATTTTTTTAAATAAAATTACATTTAATTGGTTTAAAACAATATAATATTCAATTTTGAGGTAAAATTTAAAAGTGTGAAATAAACTTTTTAAGTTGTAAATTTAAGAATTGTAATTGAGGAATTTTACTTTTATTTGTAGAGTTGGAATTTTAATACTAAAAAACAGACCATTATGGATTTTAATCTAACAGAAGAGCATTTAATGATTCAACAAGCTGCTAGAGATTTTGCTCAAATCGAATTGTTGCCAGGAGTAATTGAAAGAGATGAATATTCAAAATTTCCAACAGAGCAAGTGAAAAAAATGGCAGAACTTGGATTCTTGGGAATGATGGTTGATCCTAAATATGGAGGGTCAGGTCTAGATAGCGTGTCCTATGTTTTAGCGATGACTGAAATTGCTAAAGTTGATGCTTCTGCGGCGGTAATTATGTCGGTCAATAACTCGTTAGTTTGTGCTGGATTAGAAAAATATTGCAATGAAGAGCAAAAGATAAAGTATTTAACGCCCTTGGCAAAAGGGGATGTTATAGGTGCTTTTTGTTTATCAGAACCAGAAGCAGGATCTGACGCGACTTCGCAAAAAACAACTGCAATCGATAAAGGCGATTATTATTTATTGAACGGAACAAAAAACTGGATTACTAATGGTTCGTCAGCATCAATTTATATTGTTATTGCTCAAACTGATGTTGAAAAAGGGCATAAAGGAATCAATGCTTTTATAGTCGAGAAAGCTTGGGCTGGTTTTGATATTGGTCCAAAAGAGAAAAAAATGGGAATTCGTGGCTCAGATACACATTCTTTGATGTTTACTGATGTAAAGGTTCCAAAGGAAAATAGAATTGGTGCGGATGGATTCGGGTTTAATTTTGCAATGGCGGTATTAAACGGTGGTAGGATAGGAATTGCTTCTCAGGCTCTAGGAATTGCAACAGGAGCATATGAGTTAGCATTGAAATATTCGCAGGAGCGTAAAGCTTTTGGTAAAGAAATTTTCAAACATCAAGCAATCGCTTTTAAGCTTGCGGATATGGCTACTCAAATTATGGCTGCTAAAATGCTATGTTTGAAAGCAGCTTCAGAAAAAGATGAAGGAAAAGACATTTCGCAATCTGGTGCGATGGCTAAATTATTTGCTTCGCAAACGGCTATGGACACTACTATTGAAGCGGTACAAATACATGGAGGGAATGGATATGTTGCTGAATATCATGTAGAACGAATGATGCGAGATGCGAAAATCACACAGATTTATGAAGGAACATCTGAGATTCAAAGAATTGTTATTTCAAGAACTTTGATTTCATAATTAAAAAGGTTTATTATCTTTAAAAAGTCCAATCTAATTATTTTTAGATTGGACTTTTTAAATTATTCTAATATTTTATGGATACTTAAAATTGATTTTCTTTTTTATGTAATTTTGGTTTTCATGATTATAAAGCGAGAATCTGAATTTGTTAAAGTCTAAATGTATACTATGCTAACCTCTTCTATAAATAAAAGTCTGAACGAATTGATTCATTTGCTGGGTCAATTGTCAAATGAGGATTACGCTGAATCTTGTCCTGAATTGAGTGGCGCTAGTATCGGAGAGCATACAAGACATATTATTGAAATGTTTCAATGTTTAGAAAATCAATACGATTCGGGAATTATAAATTATGATAAAAGAGAACGAAATGTATTGATTCAAACAAACACTAATTTTGCTCAGAATCAAATTGTATCCATTCAAGACAATCTCGAAAAAGAAAATAAAAACCTCATATTGCAACAAATTATTGATGATGAGGAAATCAGAATTCAAAGTAATTATCTGAGAGAACTCTTGTATAATTTGGAACATTGTATTCATCATCAAGCACTTATTAAAGTGGCAGTTTTGAAACGTTCTGCTGTTTTTGTTGATGAAAATTTCGGGGTTGCTCGTTCTACAATTGAATATAGAAAAAGATGTGTACAGTAAGTTTTGTTTCTTCTCAAGATAAGATTATCATTACTTCGAATCGAGATGAAAAAGTAATTAGACCAACCGCAATTCCTCCAAAAGAGCATACAATAAACGGGAAATCTATTTTTTTTCCAAAAGATCCAAAAGCAGGAGGAACTTGGTTCGCTGTAGATGTTTACGGGACTGTTTTAGTATTGCTAAATGGTGCTGAAGAAAAACACGAAGTAAAACTACCATATCGGAAAAGTCGGGGATTGATTGTTTTGGATATTATTTCAAGTGAATCGCCAAAGGATTTTTGGAGCCAAATTGATTTAGAAAACATAGAGCCTTTTACTCTTATTTTATACCAAAATAGCAAGCTTTTTCAATTGAGATGGAATGGAAATCAAAAAGAAAGTATTTCGTTGCCTTTAGATAAAAAGCATATTTGGTCTTCGGTAACTTTATACCCAAAGGAAATTAGAGCGAAACGTTCGGATTGGTTTTACACTTTTTTGGATCAAAATCCTGCTATTTCAGAAACGGAATTACTTACTTTTCATAGATACACAGAAGAAGGAAATCAAGAAAACGGATTGGTTATTAACAGACAGGAAGCTATGAAAACCTTAAGCATAACGCAATGTGCCATTGAAAATAATAAAGTAGTTATCTTGCATAGCGATTTAATTGCCAAGGAAGATTTTAATACTTCATTTATCACCGTTTAAAAAATTAAAATGAGACTTTTTTTTCATAAGCTTACACAT
Above is a window of Flavobacterium sp. 123 DNA encoding:
- a CDS encoding alpha-amylase family protein codes for the protein MQQAEKLSRLKIFLENLKVKDKDFHLRLGANFPIISDLFKKIYAGTSYEEEAFELLMSSLVKNFEERSALQKKRDLLRMSNPNWYSSEEIVGMMLYVDLFNVDFNGLKEKIPYFKDLGINTVHLMPFLDVPEFENDGGYAVRNYREVSARFGTMADFESLVKEFQKNDMNLVMDFVLNHCADQHEWAVQGRKGHPKYKDFFYFFPDRTLPNEYEKTMIDIFPDTSPGNFTFLPESNQWVMTLFYGYQWDLNYRNPMVLVEMIDTMLFWSNKGIDIFRFDAVAFMWKEIGKFNQNLPEVHVLLQLFKLCGQIVAPGVAYIAEAIVAPVEIIKYFGEGLAQGDECDIAYNANFMALSWESMATRNTDLLKKSMRAVPTKPRNTTWINYARCHDDIGLGFDDNLVTELGLDSLQHRLYLLKHYCDGFQGSFALGQRFMTEPETGKARISGSMAALCGLEKALKENNEREIKLAIKRINLQHAVILSLGGLPMIYSGDEVALPNNYEYLNDESKKYDNRWLHRSKMNWDLVENIDTSASAQAQVYQQLKKLIAVRKQTPAFADNNDLEYVDYVNTHLLVFTKTDNDGNKIYVIANFSEFDTVFENSLFVGLNDSKIYNLITDSYIEINEKNFISAYDVLWLKIK
- a CDS encoding folylpolyglutamate synthase/dihydrofolate synthase family protein: MNYQETINWLFNQLPMYQLQGASAYKKDLTNTHLLIDYLDQPHQKLKCIHVAGTNGKGSTSHMLASILQEAGYKVGLYTSPHLKDFRERIKINGTEISEHFVCDFVSKHKPFFEANDLSFFEMTVGLAFDYFAKEKVDIAIIEVGMGGRLDATNIITPLVSVITNIGLDHTQFLGNTLAEVAYEKAGIIKPGIPVVIGEYTPETKTVFLAKAKECNSDIYFASDLPQETYASDLIGNYQIHNKKTVLQTITVLNSQKEFKIFHEDIKSGLLQVVKNTGLLGRWQQLGELPKIICDTAHNKNGLEIVISQIKKETFNTLHIVLGVVNDKDLEEILPLFPKKAIYYFCKPNIPRGLDAPTLQKQALKFGLTGNTYNSVSEAYNESRNNATKNDFIFVGGSTFVVAELPLNKGL
- a CDS encoding MotA/TolQ/ExbB proton channel family protein, whose amino-acid sequence is MFSFIQLQADTITNAASNVVIEKIAPNTEISVLEFIFKGGFFLIPISILLLYTFYVIIERYLYITKVSKIDNHLMVDVRDNLHSGNLDLARAIAERSNSASGNIIKEGILVIGRPIAEIESNMDRAADIEIGEMEKRLGHLGLIAGIAPTLGFIGTISGVIKIFYSISVTENISIGNISEGLYEKMISSGSGLIVGIVAYSAYHLLNGKIDNFALKIQKQILEFVNIIQRS
- a CDS encoding biopolymer transporter ExbD; translation: MSIKRKRRFHAEVATSSLSDIMFFLLLFFLIISTLANPNVIKMTLPKAKSNEKTNKQYISLSVTEDKKFYIDKQAVPFEELETALMSKMNTEKDQTVIVRIPFNLQVQDLVDVLQIGVRNNLKFVIATSPK
- a CDS encoding energy transducer TonB, producing the protein MSFTISSDKKKSLALSILLYATLLLILFFIRFWPPSNLNELTGGGGGGGVTVNFGDSDLGSGANYKSEVLEVKKQTTQVTAKSTPDEAILSQENTTEESVVIPQKEKTKKPTVAIKEEIKPVVEKPKVSSKTNDALSSILKGSNKGGDGDDKTAGNKGKANGNLNSNGYYGTGGSGGGTGGGNGTGNGIGTGSGYGAGSGGGSGNGSGSGYSLGNRKALSKPAPKYACNEEGRIVVEVSVDRNGRTVNAIPGVKGTTNTAKCLLDQAKIAAMNTRWDASSDAPEKQVGKIVYNFNLN
- a CDS encoding anhydro-N-acetylmuramic acid kinase yields the protein MKEDYYNVIGLMSGTSLDGVDLAHIQFKISNHKWTFKILESETIGYHPNWITKLKQAVDFSEEELKNLNEEYTQLLATIISDFIKKHTIENLDAVCSHGHTILHQPQNRFTLQIGNLPKLATLIQQTVVCDFRVQDVQMGGQGAPLVPIGDRILFAEYDYCMNLGGFSNVSFEQNKKRIAFDISPVNTVLNFYANLLGLDYDDKGEISKTGKTNIALLNTLNSLDFYKKTPPKSLGFEFVKETVLPLIENFNIPIEDKLHTFTEHVATQIALALPNKKGSLLITGGGAYNSFLLERIQFYLPEIKIIIPTNKILEFKEALIFALLGVLKLRGEINTLSSVTGAKSDHSSGYIYTS
- a CDS encoding acyl-CoA dehydrogenase family protein; the protein is MDFNLTEEHLMIQQAARDFAQIELLPGVIERDEYSKFPTEQVKKMAELGFLGMMVDPKYGGSGLDSVSYVLAMTEIAKVDASAAVIMSVNNSLVCAGLEKYCNEEQKIKYLTPLAKGDVIGAFCLSEPEAGSDATSQKTTAIDKGDYYLLNGTKNWITNGSSASIYIVIAQTDVEKGHKGINAFIVEKAWAGFDIGPKEKKMGIRGSDTHSLMFTDVKVPKENRIGADGFGFNFAMAVLNGGRIGIASQALGIATGAYELALKYSQERKAFGKEIFKHQAIAFKLADMATQIMAAKMLCLKAASEKDEGKDISQSGAMAKLFASQTAMDTTIEAVQIHGGNGYVAEYHVERMMRDAKITQIYEGTSEIQRIVISRTLIS
- a CDS encoding DinB family protein; translated protein: MLTSSINKSLNELIHLLGQLSNEDYAESCPELSGASIGEHTRHIIEMFQCLENQYDSGIINYDKRERNVLIQTNTNFAQNQIVSIQDNLEKENKNLILQQIIDDEEIRIQSNYLRELLYNLEHCIHHQALIKVAVLKRSAVFVDENFGVARSTIEYRKRCVQ
- a CDS encoding NRDE family protein encodes the protein MCTVSFVSSQDKIIITSNRDEKVIRPTAIPPKEHTINGKSIFFPKDPKAGGTWFAVDVYGTVLVLLNGAEEKHEVKLPYRKSRGLIVLDIISSESPKDFWSQIDLENIEPFTLILYQNSKLFQLRWNGNQKESISLPLDKKHIWSSVTLYPKEIRAKRSDWFYTFLDQNPAISETELLTFHRYTEEGNQENGLVINRQEAMKTLSITQCAIENNKVVILHSDLIAKEDFNTSFITV